Proteins encoded by one window of Pan troglodytes isolate AG18354 chromosome 16, NHGRI_mPanTro3-v2.0_pri, whole genome shotgun sequence:
- the CT62 gene encoding cancer/testis antigen 62, with protein sequence MMHTTSYRRLSPPHLTDQPSAYSHTHRTFSHFSCGSQPAAQRLHVELWNADLQSEFLCPCLGLTLYLTCNPQLGKRKFCSHSSEDMSKMVSRWNVKDSHEVSGSLQATLQVISFSFPFLLHTCSHPLSHPISGQRR encoded by the exons ATGATGCATACAACATCCTATAGAAGACTGTCACCACCCCACCTCACTGATCAGCCCTCTGCCTACAGCCACACCCACAGAACATTCAGCCATTTCTCCTGTGGTTCCCAGCCTGCAGCACAGCGTCTGCACGTG gaACTCTGGAATGCTGACCTACAGTCTGAGTTCCTGTGCCCTTGCCTGGGGCTGACTCTCTACTTGACCTGTAACCCACAACTGGGCAAGAGAAAATTCTGCAGCCACAGCTCTGAGGACATGAGCAAAATGGTTTCCAGATGGAATGTCAAGGATTCCCATGAAGTGTCAGGGAGTCTTCAGGCCACGCTTCAGGTtatctccttctctttcccttttctgctTCACACTTGCTCTCATCCTCTTTCTCACCCCATATCTGGTCAGAGGAGATAG